From Pandoraea vervacti, the proteins below share one genomic window:
- a CDS encoding carbon-nitrogen hydrolase family protein, with protein MTSSETKPAAPPVPAQTPVRVAAVQMVSAPDVERNLREAARLVAEAAQAGAQLVLLPEYFCYMGQRDTDKLALRETPGNGPIQDFLSETARRHGVWLIGGTLPLAAPEPERVLNTTLVFGPDGAPAARYDKIHLFNFVKGEEAYDEARTICPGEAVRTFEAPFGRVGLSVCYDLRFPELYRAMGDCTLMVVPAAFTYTTGRAHWELLLRARAVENQCYVLASAQGGHHENGRRTWGHSMLIDPWGDIVARREAEGAGVVFGDIDPVRLAGVRQSLPAWRHRVLQG; from the coding sequence ATGACGAGTTCCGAAACGAAGCCAGCCGCACCGCCCGTTCCCGCGCAAACGCCCGTACGCGTGGCTGCTGTCCAGATGGTCAGCGCACCGGACGTCGAGCGGAATCTGCGCGAAGCGGCCCGTCTGGTGGCCGAAGCGGCGCAGGCCGGTGCGCAACTGGTGCTGTTGCCCGAGTACTTCTGCTACATGGGACAACGCGATACCGACAAGCTCGCCCTTCGGGAGACGCCGGGCAATGGCCCGATTCAGGATTTCCTGAGCGAGACGGCCCGCCGGCACGGTGTCTGGCTGATCGGCGGGACACTGCCGCTGGCGGCCCCCGAGCCCGAGCGCGTGCTCAACACGACGCTGGTCTTCGGGCCTGACGGCGCGCCCGCTGCCCGTTACGACAAGATTCATCTGTTCAATTTCGTCAAAGGCGAAGAGGCCTACGACGAGGCGCGCACCATTTGCCCGGGCGAGGCGGTGCGGACCTTCGAAGCGCCCTTCGGACGCGTTGGTCTGTCGGTCTGCTACGACCTGCGTTTTCCCGAGTTGTACCGTGCCATGGGCGACTGTACGCTCATGGTCGTACCCGCCGCCTTTACTTACACCACGGGCCGCGCGCACTGGGAATTGCTGCTGCGCGCGCGGGCCGTCGAGAATCAGTGTTACGTGCTTGCATCTGCGCAAGGCGGACACCACGAAAACGGGCGGCGCACCTGGGGGCACTCCATGCTGATCGATCCATGGGGCGACATCGTCGCCCGGCGTGAAGCGGAAGGCGCCGGCGTGGTCTTCGGCGACATCGATCCGGTCCGGCTCGCCGGCGTGCGCCAGAGTCTGCCCGCATGGCGGCATCGCGTGCTGCAAGGTTGA
- the tldD gene encoding metalloprotease TldD, whose amino-acid sequence MKIIDTGIQNLATARELLLTPYGLDESHLQRALGDIFTHRVDYADLYFQYTRSEAWSLEEGIVKSGSFSIDQGVGVRAIVGDRTAFAYSDDISDIALKDAAAATRSIASAGRGRVKVGTKLASAGGHGLYLPSDPLASLDANGKVALLERIEKLARARDPRVSQVMAGLAGEYDVVLVARSDGVIAADVRPLVRVSVTVIVESNGRREIGNSGGGARLDYGYFTDDLLEKYVKEAVDGAIVKLDARPAPAGAMTVVLGPGWPGVLLHEAVGHGLEGDFNRKGSSAFSGRLGERVAAKGVTVVDDGTLSNRRGSLNIDDEGNATQCTTLIEDGILKGYMQDSLNARLMKMPVTGNGRRESYAALPMPRMTNTYMLGGDKDPEEIIKSVKRGLYAVNFGGGQVDITNGKFVFSMSEAYMIEDGKITYPVKGATLIGNGPESLKDVTMIGNDMSLDSGVGVCGKEGQSVPVGVGQPTLRMENMTVGGTA is encoded by the coding sequence ATGAAAATCATCGACACCGGCATCCAGAACCTGGCCACGGCCCGCGAGCTGCTGCTCACGCCGTACGGCCTCGACGAAAGCCATCTCCAACGCGCCCTCGGCGACATCTTCACGCATCGTGTGGATTACGCCGACCTGTACTTCCAGTACACGCGCAGCGAAGCGTGGAGTCTGGAGGAAGGCATCGTCAAATCGGGCTCGTTCTCGATCGATCAGGGCGTGGGTGTGCGCGCCATCGTGGGCGATCGCACGGCATTCGCCTACTCCGACGACATCTCCGACATCGCGCTCAAGGACGCCGCAGCCGCCACGCGCAGCATTGCGTCGGCCGGCCGCGGACGCGTGAAGGTCGGCACCAAGCTGGCGAGCGCCGGCGGTCACGGACTGTACCTGCCCTCGGACCCGCTCGCGTCGCTCGATGCCAACGGCAAGGTTGCGCTGCTCGAGCGCATCGAAAAGCTCGCCCGCGCGCGCGATCCGCGCGTGTCGCAGGTGATGGCCGGGCTGGCCGGCGAGTACGACGTCGTGCTCGTGGCGCGCAGCGATGGCGTGATTGCCGCCGACGTGCGTCCGCTCGTGCGGGTGTCGGTCACCGTCATCGTCGAGTCCAACGGACGCCGCGAAATCGGCAACAGCGGCGGCGGCGCCCGCCTGGATTACGGTTACTTCACCGACGATCTGCTCGAAAAATACGTCAAGGAAGCGGTCGATGGCGCGATCGTCAAGCTCGACGCCCGCCCGGCCCCCGCCGGCGCGATGACCGTCGTGCTCGGACCGGGCTGGCCCGGCGTGCTGCTGCACGAGGCCGTCGGCCACGGGCTCGAAGGCGACTTCAACCGCAAGGGCTCGTCGGCCTTCTCGGGTCGTCTGGGCGAGCGCGTGGCAGCCAAGGGCGTCACCGTGGTGGACGACGGCACGCTGTCGAACCGCCGCGGTTCGCTGAACATCGACGACGAGGGCAATGCGACGCAGTGCACCACCCTCATCGAAGACGGCATTCTGAAGGGCTATATGCAGGACAGCCTGAACGCGCGCCTGATGAAGATGCCGGTGACCGGCAACGGCCGACGCGAATCGTACGCCGCCCTGCCCATGCCGCGCATGACGAACACGTACATGCTCGGGGGCGACAAGGATCCCGAGGAGATCATCAAGTCGGTCAAGCGCGGCCTGTATGCGGTGAACTTCGGCGGCGGTCAGGTCGACATCACCAACGGCAAGTTCGTGTTCTCGATGTCCGAGGCTTACATGATCGAAGACGGCAAGATCACATATCCGGTCAAGGGCGCCACGCTGATCGGCAATGGCCCGGAATCGCTCAAGGACGTGACGATGATCGGCAACGACATGTCGCTCGACTCGGGCGTGGGCGTGTGCGGCAAGGAAGGCCAGAGCGTACCGGTGGGCGTCGGTCAGCCGACGCTGCGCATGGAAAACATGACGGTCGGCGGCACGGCCTGA
- the aroG gene encoding 3-deoxy-7-phosphoheptulonate synthase AroG: protein MPPHNTDDVRIRELKELTPPAHLIREYPCSEASADLIHRSRGAIHRVLHGMEDRLVVIIGPCSIHDPKAALEYAARLVEQRERLKGELEIVMRVYFEKPRTTVGWKGLINDPHMDNSFKINDGLRLARELLAQINEMGLPAGTEYLDMISPQYIADLVSWGAIGARTTESQVHRELASGLSCPVGFKNGTDGNVKIAVDAIKAASQPHHFLSVTKGGHSAIVSTAGNEDCHLILRGGKAPNYDAASVQTACDDIAKSGLAARVMIDASHANSQKKHENQIPVCEDIARQIAGGDDRIIGVMVESHLVAGRQDHVPGKELTYGQSITDACINWEDSLKVLDTLAEAVRARRVARGAGN from the coding sequence ATGCCTCCCCACAACACCGATGATGTCCGTATTCGCGAACTGAAAGAACTGACGCCCCCGGCGCACCTGATCCGCGAATACCCGTGCTCGGAAGCGAGCGCCGACCTCATCCATCGCTCGCGCGGCGCCATCCACCGCGTGCTGCACGGCATGGAAGACCGTCTGGTCGTGATTATCGGGCCGTGCTCGATCCACGATCCGAAGGCCGCACTGGAGTACGCCGCACGGCTGGTCGAACAGCGCGAGCGCCTGAAGGGCGAACTCGAAATCGTCATGCGCGTGTACTTCGAAAAGCCGCGCACGACCGTGGGCTGGAAGGGTCTGATCAACGACCCGCACATGGACAACAGCTTCAAGATCAACGACGGCCTGCGTCTGGCGCGCGAACTGCTCGCGCAGATCAACGAAATGGGCCTGCCCGCCGGCACCGAATACCTCGACATGATCAGCCCGCAGTACATCGCCGATCTCGTATCGTGGGGCGCCATCGGCGCACGCACCACCGAGTCGCAGGTGCACCGGGAACTGGCGTCGGGCCTGTCGTGCCCGGTCGGCTTCAAGAACGGCACCGACGGCAATGTGAAGATCGCCGTGGACGCCATCAAGGCCGCCTCGCAGCCGCACCATTTCCTGTCGGTGACCAAAGGCGGGCACTCGGCGATCGTGTCGACCGCGGGCAACGAGGACTGCCACCTGATTCTGCGCGGCGGCAAGGCCCCCAACTACGACGCCGCCAGCGTGCAAACCGCCTGCGACGACATCGCCAAGTCCGGCCTGGCCGCGCGCGTGATGATCGACGCCTCCCATGCCAATAGCCAGAAGAAGCATGAGAACCAGATCCCGGTGTGCGAGGACATCGCCCGTCAGATCGCCGGCGGCGACGACCGTATCATCGGCGTGATGGTCGAATCGCATCTGGTGGCGGGCCGTCAGGATCACGTGCCGGGCAAGGAACTGACCTACGGCCAGAGCATTACCGATGCCTGCATCAACTGGGAAGACAGTCTGAAGGTACTCGACACGCTGGCCGAAGCCGTGCGTGCACGTCGCGTGGCTCGCGGCGCGGGCAACTGA